The proteins below are encoded in one region of Acidobacteriota bacterium:
- a CDS encoding archaellin/type IV pilin N-terminal domain-containing protein codes for MDKKEKKSKGQTTIEALILMVVITLAAIAFIRIMFQTPSPIFGGRTLAQFLTEYILTPLYDKIFNTYQ; via the coding sequence ATGGATAAAAAAGAGAAAAAGTCTAAAGGGCAGACTACGATAGAAGCTTTGATTTTGATGGTGGTAATTACCTTGGCAGCAATTGCTTTTATAAGAATTATGTTCCAGACCCCTTCTCCAATTTTTGGAGGGAGAACTTTAGCTCAATTTTTAACTGAATACATTTTAACTCCTTTATACGACAAAATTTTTAACACATACCAGTAA